From the Polynucleobacter sp. MWH-UH35A genome, one window contains:
- the pnp gene encoding polyribonucleotide nucleotidyltransferase yields MTMFKKAVKSFQWGNHQVTMETGEIARQSGGAVIVNVDDTVVMGTVVASKSAKPGQSFFPLTVDYLEKTYAAGKIPGGFFRREGRPSEGETLISRLIDRPLRPLFPEGFLNEVQVVVHVLSINPDVPADIPALIAASAALAVSGIPFAGPVGAARVGYANGQYLLNPTRTEQATSELDLIVAGTQAAVLMVESEANQLSEDVMLGAVVYGHDQMQTAINAINDLVREAGKPEWDWTAAPKDEPFIAKVTALAEAPLREAYQIRQKGARSDKLKEISKEVLAKLAEEGEVDAVAVSDIMFEIEAKIVRSQILNGEPRIDGRDTRTVRPIEIRNGVLPRTHGSALFTRGETQALVVATLGTARDEQIIDALEGEYRDRFMFHYNMPPFATGETGRVGSPKRREIGHGRLAKRALIPVLPSPEDFAYSIRVVSEITESNGSSSMASVCGGCLAMMDAGVPVKAHVAGVAMGLILDGNRFAVLTDILGDEDHLGDMDFKVAGTANGITALQMDIKVQGITKEIMQVALAQAKEGRLHILSKMQEAMGSVRTELSAHAPRMVSFKIHPDKIREVIGKGGATIQALTKETGCSIDIKDDGTVTIASTSAEGMAEAKARIEGITAEAEVGKIYEGPVVKLLEFGALVNILPGKDGLLHISEISNERVKEVKDYLAEGQVVRVKLLAADERGRLRLSLKAAMADEGGTIAPLAGATEAVAEAAPASGESA; encoded by the coding sequence ATGACTATGTTTAAAAAAGCAGTAAAAAGTTTTCAATGGGGCAATCACCAGGTAACCATGGAAACGGGTGAGATTGCTCGTCAATCCGGTGGTGCCGTGATCGTTAACGTTGATGACACAGTTGTAATGGGTACAGTTGTTGCCTCGAAGTCTGCAAAGCCAGGCCAATCCTTTTTCCCATTAACTGTTGATTACTTAGAAAAGACCTACGCAGCCGGCAAGATTCCTGGTGGTTTCTTCCGTCGTGAGGGGCGTCCATCTGAAGGTGAGACATTGATCTCTCGTTTGATCGATCGTCCATTGCGTCCTTTGTTCCCAGAAGGTTTCTTGAATGAAGTACAGGTTGTGGTGCACGTGCTGTCCATCAACCCAGATGTTCCTGCTGATATTCCAGCATTGATCGCAGCCTCTGCAGCCTTGGCTGTTTCCGGCATTCCTTTTGCTGGTCCAGTTGGCGCAGCGCGCGTTGGCTACGCAAATGGTCAGTACCTCTTGAATCCTACCCGCACAGAACAAGCTACTAGCGAACTCGATTTAATTGTTGCCGGTACACAAGCGGCTGTATTGATGGTTGAATCCGAAGCAAATCAATTATCTGAAGATGTGATGCTGGGTGCGGTTGTATATGGTCACGACCAAATGCAAACAGCTATTAATGCAATTAACGATTTAGTTCGTGAAGCTGGCAAGCCAGAGTGGGATTGGACTGCAGCTCCTAAAGATGAACCATTTATTGCTAAGGTCACCGCATTAGCTGAAGCACCATTGCGTGAGGCCTATCAGATTCGTCAAAAGGGCGCTCGTTCAGACAAGCTAAAAGAAATTTCTAAAGAAGTATTGGCTAAATTGGCTGAAGAGGGTGAAGTCGATGCTGTTGCAGTTAGCGACATCATGTTTGAAATCGAGGCGAAGATCGTGCGTAGCCAGATTTTGAATGGTGAGCCACGTATTGATGGTCGTGATACACGTACTGTTCGCCCAATTGAAATTCGTAACGGCGTATTGCCACGCACACACGGTTCTGCATTGTTTACTCGCGGCGAAACCCAAGCTCTCGTGGTAGCCACTTTAGGAACTGCACGTGACGAGCAAATTATCGATGCGCTTGAAGGTGAATACCGCGATCGATTCATGTTCCACTACAACATGCCTCCGTTTGCTACTGGTGAAACTGGCCGTGTAGGCAGCCCAAAGCGTCGTGAAATCGGTCACGGTCGTTTGGCTAAGCGCGCATTGATTCCAGTATTACCTAGCCCAGAAGATTTCGCATATAGCATTCGTGTCGTTTCTGAGATTACTGAGTCCAATGGTTCATCTTCAATGGCTTCTGTTTGCGGCGGCTGTTTGGCGATGATGGATGCAGGCGTTCCAGTTAAGGCGCACGTTGCTGGTGTAGCAATGGGCTTGATCCTTGATGGCAACCGTTTTGCTGTGTTGACAGACATCTTGGGTGATGAGGATCACTTAGGCGACATGGACTTCAAGGTAGCAGGTACTGCTAATGGTATTACCGCTCTTCAGATGGACATTAAAGTTCAAGGCATTACTAAAGAAATTATGCAAGTTGCTTTAGCACAAGCTAAAGAAGGTCGTTTGCACATCTTGAGCAAAATGCAAGAGGCAATGGGTTCAGTTCGTACAGAATTGTCTGCTCATGCACCACGCATGGTCTCTTTCAAGATTCATCCAGACAAGATTCGTGAAGTAATCGGTAAGGGCGGCGCAACAATTCAGGCGTTGACTAAAGAAACGGGCTGCAGCATTGATATCAAAGATGACGGCACCGTAACGATTGCTTCTACATCTGCAGAGGGTATGGCTGAAGCTAAGGCTCGCATTGAAGGCATCACTGCTGAGGCTGAAGTAGGCAAGATCTACGAAGGTCCGGTTGTGAAGTTGCTTGAATTCGGCGCTCTAGTAAACATTCTTCCTGGTAAAGACGGTCTCTTGCACATTTCAGAAATTTCTAATGAGCGTGTAAAAGAAGTTAAAGATTACCTAGCCGAAGGCCAGGTAGTTCGCGTGAAATTACTAGCTGCTGATGAGCGTGGTCGTTTGCGTTTGTCATTGAAGGCTGCGATGGCTGATGAAGGTGGCACCATTGCTCCTTTAGCTGGCGCAACTGAAGCAGTGGCTGAAGCTGCTCCTGCATCAGGCGAGTCTGCTTAA
- a CDS encoding 2-isopropylmalate synthase, whose translation MSDKVIIFDTTLRDGEQSPGASMTRDEKVRIARQLERLKVDVIEAGFAASSEGDFQAISAVAAAVKDSIVCSLARANDKDITRAADALQAANAKRIHAFLATSPLHMAVKLRMSPEEVLEQAKRSIRFARNLASDIEFSAEDGYRSEMDFLCRVVEAVINEGASTINIPDTVGYATPELYGEFIKTLRTRVPNSDKAVWSVHCHNDLGMAVANSLAGVKIGGARQIECTINGLGERAGNTALEEIVMSLRTRKDYFDMVCGIDATQIVPASKLVSQITGFVVQPNKAVVGANAFAHTSGIHQDGILKNRDTYEIMRAEDVGWSANKIVLGKLSGRNAFKQRLQELGISVEAEADLNEAFTRFKALADQKSEIFDEDIIAIMSDSKSDEEGEHYKFISLSQHSETGERPKSRVTFRMGDKEMSSEAEGNGPVDASLNAIEEIAKSGAEQLLYSVNAITSGTQSQGEVTVRLAKGGRIVNGVGTDPDIIAASAKAYLSALNKLHDPSQAKLNAQMTP comes from the coding sequence CTTCGATGACCAGGGACGAGAAAGTGCGTATTGCTCGTCAACTTGAGCGCCTGAAGGTAGATGTGATTGAGGCAGGTTTTGCTGCTAGCTCTGAAGGTGACTTCCAGGCCATATCTGCTGTGGCTGCAGCAGTCAAGGATTCGATCGTGTGTTCTTTAGCAAGAGCAAACGATAAGGACATCACTCGTGCCGCTGACGCATTGCAAGCCGCCAATGCCAAAAGAATTCATGCATTTTTGGCTACCAGTCCATTACATATGGCTGTGAAGTTGCGTATGTCTCCTGAGGAAGTTTTAGAGCAGGCTAAGCGTTCTATTCGATTTGCTCGTAACTTAGCATCTGATATTGAATTCTCTGCTGAAGATGGCTATCGCTCTGAGATGGATTTCTTATGCAGAGTAGTGGAGGCTGTAATTAATGAAGGTGCATCCACCATTAATATTCCAGATACTGTAGGTTATGCAACGCCAGAGTTATATGGTGAGTTCATTAAAACTTTGCGCACCCGAGTGCCTAACTCTGATAAAGCAGTCTGGTCAGTGCATTGTCATAACGACTTAGGCATGGCTGTTGCAAATTCTTTGGCTGGAGTAAAAATAGGCGGTGCCCGTCAAATTGAGTGCACGATAAATGGCTTGGGTGAGCGCGCTGGCAATACAGCCTTGGAAGAAATTGTGATGTCATTACGTACGCGTAAAGACTATTTTGATATGGTTTGTGGCATTGATGCGACTCAAATCGTGCCAGCCTCCAAATTGGTTTCCCAAATTACCGGCTTTGTAGTGCAGCCCAATAAGGCAGTTGTAGGTGCGAATGCGTTTGCACATACATCCGGTATTCACCAGGACGGTATTTTAAAAAACCGTGATACCTATGAAATCATGCGCGCAGAAGACGTAGGTTGGTCTGCCAATAAGATTGTTTTGGGTAAATTATCCGGTCGCAATGCATTCAAGCAGCGCTTACAAGAGTTAGGCATTAGCGTCGAAGCTGAGGCTGATTTAAACGAAGCGTTTACTAGGTTTAAAGCTTTGGCTGATCAAAAGTCAGAGATTTTTGACGAGGATATTATTGCGATTATGTCTGATTCAAAGTCGGATGAAGAGGGAGAGCATTACAAATTTATCTCCTTGAGTCAGCACTCTGAGACTGGTGAGCGCCCTAAATCACGTGTGACATTCCGCATGGGTGATAAGGAAATGAGCTCTGAAGCAGAAGGCAATGGTCCTGTGGATGCTAGCTTGAACGCAATTGAAGAAATTGCGAAGAGTGGGGCGGAGCAGTTACTTTATTCCGTCAATGCGATTACCTCAGGCACTCAATCTCAAGGAGAGGTAACAGTACGCTTAGCTAAAGGCGGGCGCATTGTGAATGGTGTTGGCACCGATCCTGACATCATTGCAGCTTCTGCAAAAGCATACTTATCCGCATTGAATAAATTGCATGATCCAAGCCAAGCAAAGCTTAATGCACAGATGACGCCCTAG
- a CDS encoding YSC84-related protein: MHPVYRAIFTTLCLGIGLFQPAHAQFGSFFGPDKSIAEQRQDILIKSQSILKQLYEAQPKAKELIEKSVGYATFSNIGMKILIAGGGTGSGVVFDKATKKPIYMNMAEVQAGLGLGIKSFQNIFVFQNEAAMNDFINSGWTFGGQVTAAAKYEKDGDAYQDATVVAPGVLMYQLTDSGLAAEITGKGTKYYKNADLNK, from the coding sequence ATGCACCCCGTTTATCGAGCAATTTTCACCACCTTATGCCTCGGAATTGGCTTATTTCAACCCGCCCATGCTCAATTCGGCTCTTTTTTTGGCCCAGATAAGTCAATCGCCGAACAACGCCAAGATATCTTGATTAAGAGCCAGTCCATCTTGAAGCAACTATATGAAGCCCAGCCAAAAGCAAAGGAGCTGATTGAAAAGTCAGTAGGTTATGCAACCTTCAGCAATATTGGAATGAAAATTTTGATCGCAGGTGGAGGTACTGGCAGTGGCGTTGTTTTTGATAAGGCCACAAAAAAACCAATCTACATGAATATGGCTGAAGTTCAAGCGGGGTTGGGACTCGGAATTAAATCATTCCAGAATATTTTTGTATTTCAAAATGAAGCAGCCATGAACGACTTTATTAATTCAGGCTGGACATTCGGTGGGCAAGTTACCGCTGCAGCCAAATATGAAAAAGATGGCGATGCCTATCAAGATGCTACCGTTGTTGCTCCAGGCGTATTGATGTATCAGCTTACCGACTCCGGCCTTGCCGCAGAAATCACCGGCAAGGGCACGAAGTACTATAAAAATGCTGACTTAAATAAATAA
- the rpsO gene encoding 30S ribosomal protein S15 — MAVADIKTAEIVKENARSANDTGSPEVQVSLLTARINELTPHFKANAKDHHSRRGLLKMVSRRRRLLDYLKGKDLDRYRALIEKLGLRK; from the coding sequence ATGGCAGTTGCTGATATTAAAACGGCGGAAATCGTCAAAGAAAACGCGCGCAGCGCAAATGATACGGGTAGCCCTGAAGTTCAAGTTTCCTTGCTCACAGCCCGCATCAATGAATTAACCCCCCATTTCAAGGCTAACGCTAAAGATCATCACAGCCGTCGTGGTTTGTTGAAGATGGTTTCACGTCGCCGTCGCCTCTTGGATTACCTCAAAGGCAAAGATTTGGATCGCTATCGCGCATTGATCGAGAAATTAGGTCTCCGTAAGTAA